In one window of Candidatus Poribacteria bacterium DNA:
- a CDS encoding transcription/translation regulatory transformer protein RfaH: protein MKMKRWFVVYTKPKKEWWAEDNINRMGFETFLPRYERMGMERPLFPRYLFVRFDPEGDPSWPSIRYARGVVRIVSFHENGRPTPVPQRVIEEIKGRQDERGLVRLGKLPSEPKEGDPVRIIDGPLRGLEGIFLEDLKDGERVIILLSLMGRQVKVTLEGELLDSR from the coding sequence ATGAAGATGAAACGGTGGTTCGTTGTCTATACGAAACCGAAAAAGGAGTGGTGGGCGGAGGATAACATAAATCGGATGGGGTTCGAGACCTTCCTCCCGCGATACGAAAGGATGGGGATGGAGAGACCCCTGTTCCCCCGTTACCTTTTCGTCCGATTCGATCCGGAAGGTGACCCTTCATGGCCCTCTATCCGCTATGCCCGCGGGGTAGTTCGGATCGTGAGCTTCCATGAAAACGGGAGGCCAACCCCCGTTCCTCAAAGGGTGATCGAGGAGATAAAAGGCCGTCAGGACGAGAGAGGTCTGGTGCGTCTGGGGAAACTCCCCTCCGAACCAAAGGAAGGCGACCCGGTCAGGATCATCGACGGCCCGCTCAGAGGACTCGAGGGGATCTTTCTCGAAGATCTCAAGGACGGCGAGAGGGTGATCATCCTGCTCTCCCTTATGGGCAGACAGGTTAAGGTCACCTTGGAGGGAGAACTTCTGGATTCCAGGTGA